In Leptospiraceae bacterium, the following are encoded in one genomic region:
- a CDS encoding chemotaxis protein CheW → MSGILGEYTEIFLEESEDQIEELNANLLRLESDHNNPEIINDIFRAAHSLKSSAAFVGLYNLSDLAHKMENLLQKIREGKLSINVNLVNLLFECFDLIKEVIDAVGRGEKRDNSYSDMISRLESYEKSQEGKSSAPTAPVSQPTPIEKEKVSSESESIEESSSQTDPHTPLTLDEDEVRELEEELKLRNAKAYDVRVALKQDTPMKGLRFTLILQNLKLNAVIYKSLPDVEALERGIDQSYINFILITQISSEEIYNLIMVDMVDYIDISLRNVQSSLPVSEKLDNKITQEAKKERAVVQDKDSEKALTKSIKVSSEKLDQLMNNVGELVITNSGFQKIYDDLVRNFGDDTIFSELKSKIDQINRISKDLQSGIMNTRMVPIGSVFNRFSRLVRDLSMETGKKVHLNLMGENTELDKKVVDMIGEPMLHLIRNSIDHGIESPAERVKAGKSEFGTVELNAYQGGNNIMVEIKDDGKGLNKSRILKKAIENNLISASDAQNLADNEVYQFIFAAGFSTAAEVTDISGRGVGMNVVNKLIQDFKGKILINTTEGFGTSFTLCFPQALAIIPSILVSMEEEIYAFPLSEVFETIRIKKDQINTLEGHEIINLRGEVLPIYRLNKIIGLADKLDLEEAPVVIVNYNSRKLGFIVDELIGKHETVIKTLEKNYKNIKGLTGASIMGDGTIILVLDIGGLIDITTSTILSTSHLSGKEMMRLNTSRSIDVNTSNVVFKTQNSTNIFNSSLLGLQLVDKSKKKKDKSERKKTQSEQEPVIKTPEPEPVMEEIKQTQSNKVEEPKKENPYLVVEKVGQEKVEPSIVTPSVSNSVNIENLADSSEDDHIKARELLKGFSDQTKKRVESLISDRPINEMLSKEEIRKLESVVNTGMMNAGLVLSQLVGSNVELFMPEIMLTDKDELVNVIRDANEHFFGMKVRMNGDLNGNLLMIFSEEKGKELASKLLKENESSDLAKKLSDDSLSVLMEISNIVCSSVMNSLSNKAKAQIMPSVPELVSGNFKEVLDIVKPEKTKFLSMNTEFIYEGDNLIGNLLFLPDFDELVKLISRLA, encoded by the coding sequence TTGTCCGGCATTTTAGGTGAATACACAGAAATTTTTCTCGAAGAATCGGAAGACCAAATTGAAGAGTTAAATGCAAACTTGCTACGACTCGAATCCGATCACAATAATCCAGAAATCATAAATGATATATTTCGTGCAGCACATTCTTTAAAAAGTTCTGCTGCATTTGTGGGTCTTTACAATCTTTCAGACCTAGCACACAAAATGGAAAATCTTCTCCAAAAAATTAGAGAAGGAAAACTTTCTATAAATGTCAATTTAGTAAATCTCTTATTTGAATGTTTTGATTTAATCAAAGAAGTTATAGATGCAGTAGGGCGTGGTGAAAAAAGAGATAATTCTTATTCAGACATGATCTCGAGACTTGAGTCCTATGAAAAATCGCAAGAAGGGAAGTCTTCTGCTCCGACCGCACCCGTTTCGCAGCCAACTCCAATTGAAAAAGAAAAAGTTTCTTCTGAGTCTGAATCTATTGAGGAAAGTTCTTCTCAAACCGATCCACATACTCCACTTACTTTAGATGAAGATGAAGTTCGAGAGTTAGAAGAAGAACTAAAGCTGAGAAATGCAAAAGCCTATGACGTAAGAGTAGCGTTAAAACAAGATACTCCGATGAAAGGTCTTAGATTTACTTTGATTCTTCAGAATTTAAAGTTAAATGCAGTTATTTATAAATCTCTTCCTGATGTAGAAGCATTGGAGAGGGGTATCGACCAAAGTTATATTAATTTTATTTTGATTACTCAGATTTCGAGTGAAGAAATTTATAATCTCATCATGGTTGACATGGTAGATTATATCGATATTTCTCTCAGAAATGTACAAAGCTCTCTCCCTGTTTCCGAAAAGCTGGATAATAAAATTACTCAGGAAGCAAAAAAAGAAAGAGCAGTAGTGCAAGACAAAGATTCTGAAAAAGCATTAACTAAAAGTATTAAAGTCTCCTCAGAAAAGTTAGATCAACTTATGAATAACGTTGGTGAGCTTGTGATTACGAATTCTGGGTTTCAAAAGATTTACGATGATTTGGTTCGTAATTTTGGGGATGATACTATTTTCTCTGAACTAAAAAGTAAAATCGATCAAATTAATCGAATTTCGAAAGATCTCCAATCCGGAATCATGAATACTCGTATGGTTCCAATTGGTTCTGTTTTTAACCGTTTTTCTAGACTGGTTCGGGATTTATCGATGGAGACAGGAAAAAAAGTTCACCTAAATCTCATGGGCGAAAATACTGAGCTAGACAAAAAAGTCGTTGATATGATTGGCGAACCAATGCTTCATTTAATTCGAAATTCAATTGATCATGGTATAGAGTCTCCGGCAGAAAGAGTAAAAGCGGGTAAATCAGAGTTTGGAACCGTAGAACTAAATGCCTACCAAGGTGGAAATAACATCATGGTAGAAATTAAAGACGATGGAAAGGGACTCAATAAAAGCCGTATTCTCAAAAAAGCAATCGAGAATAATTTAATTTCAGCATCTGATGCGCAAAATTTGGCAGATAACGAAGTGTATCAGTTTATATTTGCTGCTGGATTTTCTACAGCTGCTGAAGTAACAGATATTTCCGGTCGCGGAGTCGGAATGAATGTAGTGAATAAACTCATTCAAGATTTTAAAGGTAAAATACTAATTAATACGACCGAAGGATTTGGCACTTCGTTTACTCTTTGTTTTCCGCAAGCGTTAGCCATTATCCCCTCTATTCTAGTTTCAATGGAAGAGGAAATATATGCTTTTCCTTTATCAGAAGTATTTGAAACGATTCGAATTAAAAAGGATCAAATCAATACACTCGAAGGTCATGAAATAATTAACTTACGTGGGGAAGTGTTACCGATTTATCGCCTAAATAAAATCATTGGGTTGGCGGATAAACTGGATTTAGAAGAAGCACCGGTTGTTATAGTAAACTATAATTCTAGAAAATTAGGTTTTATAGTTGATGAGTTAATCGGAAAACATGAAACAGTTATTAAAACACTAGAAAAAAATTATAAAAATATTAAAGGTCTTACGGGCGCTTCCATCATGGGAGACGGAACAATCATTTTAGTTTTGGACATTGGTGGACTAATTGATATTACGACATCTACTATTTTGAGTACATCCCATTTATCCGGAAAAGAAATGATGCGTTTGAATACTAGTAGATCGATAGATGTAAATACTTCAAATGTAGTATTTAAAACTCAAAATTCTACAAATATTTTTAATAGTAGTTTGTTAGGTTTACAATTGGTAGATAAATCCAAAAAGAAAAAAGATAAATCAGAGCGAAAAAAAACTCAGTCTGAGCAAGAGCCTGTAATAAAAACTCCGGAACCAGAACCCGTTATGGAAGAAATAAAACAAACCCAATCAAATAAAGTAGAAGAACCTAAAAAAGAAAATCCGTATTTGGTCGTAGAGAAAGTTGGACAAGAAAAAGTAGAACCTAGTATTGTAACACCCTCAGTTTCAAATAGTGTGAATATTGAAAATTTAGCAGATTCTTCTGAAGACGATCATATTAAGGCAAGAGAATTACTGAAAGGATTTTCGGATCAAACAAAAAAGAGAGTAGAATCATTAATTTCAGATAGACCAATCAACGAAATGCTAAGTAAAGAAGAGATTCGAAAACTTGAATCTGTAGTAAATACTGGAATGATGAATGCAGGACTAGTTCTGTCTCAGTTAGTCGGATCAAATGTAGAATTATTTATGCCTGAGATTATGCTTACGGATAAAGATGAGTTAGTCAATGTTATCCGTGATGCAAATGAGCATTTTTTTGGAATGAAAGTTCGTATGAATGGAGATCTAAATGGTAATTTACTTATGATTTTCTCGGAAGAAAAAGGGAAAGAATTAGCTAGTAAATTATTAAAAGAAAATGAGTCTTCTGATTTAGCAAAAAAACTTTCCGATGATTCCTTATCTGTATTGATGGAGATTTCTAATATTGTTTGTTCTAGTGTAATGAATTCATTATCGAATAAAGCGAAAGCTCAAATTATGCCATCAGTTCCTGAATTAGTTTCAGGGAATTTTAAAGAAGTTTTAGATATTGTTAAACCTGAAAAAACAAAATTTCTTAGCATGAATACAGAGTTTATTTATGAAGGCGATAATTTAATTGGAAATTTATTATTTTTGCCTGATTTTGATGAACTTGTAAAGTTAATTTCTAGGCTAGCTTAA
- a CDS encoding purine-binding chemotaxis protein CheW produces MEQTEIIQSEEVIQFLSFSVSNEIFGIELVHVHEILRPVFITRIPNVEEYILGVVNLRGEIIPIVDLKKKFEQGFVDINKNTRIVVLEHNSKRFGLVVEEVKQVIKIVKSSISDINNHMSSSFNNMIDYVGRSGETIVLIVELKKLINFE; encoded by the coding sequence ATGGAACAAACAGAAATAATTCAGTCAGAGGAAGTCATTCAGTTTTTGTCTTTTTCTGTTTCCAATGAAATTTTTGGTATTGAACTCGTTCACGTACACGAGATATTACGGCCAGTGTTTATTACCCGTATTCCGAATGTGGAAGAATATATTTTGGGTGTAGTAAATTTGCGTGGCGAAATAATTCCAATCGTGGACTTAAAGAAAAAGTTTGAACAAGGTTTTGTTGATATCAATAAAAACACTCGAATCGTTGTTTTAGAGCATAACTCAAAACGTTTCGGTCTAGTTGTGGAAGAAGTAAAACAAGTTATAAAAATTGTCAAAAGTTCTATTAGTGATATCAATAATCATATGTCTTCCTCTTTTAATAATATGATAGACTACGTAGGTAGAAGTGGCGAGACTATAGTTTTGATTGTAGAACTAAAAAAACTAATCAATTTTGAATAA
- a CDS encoding 5-formyltetrahydrofolate cyclo-ligase, translated as MKKEEAREIQKKRILEIINRKEKEDTVRQKLLARISKYRKVIGYKADKWEIDLDSVWNHPELKNIEFYYPRVVSKEEKIIEFILPKSWIKGAYGLLEPNGENKINPVDADLLIIPSLGFNKNGFRLGRGAGYYDRALVGVESKKMIGIGFSELFSIDFPSTSYDIRVGELVTDLDILFF; from the coding sequence ATGAAAAAAGAAGAAGCAAGAGAAATTCAAAAAAAACGGATTCTAGAAATCATAAACCGTAAAGAGAAAGAGGATACTGTTCGGCAAAAGCTTTTAGCAAGAATATCCAAATATCGCAAAGTGATTGGATATAAGGCTGATAAATGGGAAATTGATTTGGATTCAGTTTGGAATCATCCCGAATTAAAAAATATCGAATTTTATTACCCGCGAGTAGTTTCTAAAGAAGAAAAAATAATAGAATTTATACTGCCAAAGAGTTGGATCAAAGGTGCGTATGGCCTCTTAGAACCAAATGGGGAGAATAAAATTAATCCCGTTGATGCAGATTTACTAATCATTCCTTCTCTCGGATTTAATAAAAATGGATTTAGATTAGGACGTGGGGCAGGTTACTACGATCGAGCTTTAGTTGGAGTCGAATCTAAAAAAATGATTGGAATTGGGTTTTCTGAACTTTTTTCGATTGATTTTCCATCCACTAGTTATGATATTCGAGTGGGCGAGCTTGTTACAGATTTGGACATTTTATTTTTCTAG
- a CDS encoding DUF5009 domain-containing protein, with product MTSRILSLDVFRGITIFAMLIVNNPGSWGHIYPIFKHARWHGFGGADWIFPFFIFIIGFAIPISISHQFSKGKSLFAVYYKIVKRSIILFFLGIFLNGFPDFNWETIRIPGVLQRIAIVYFFSAILFLNFRKNWFLVLSILFLILHWIILTQIPVPSIGEANLVMGKNLAGWIDYYFLPNHLWVHSKTWDPEGILGTLPAISSCLFGVYFGLIFLEGKKITTYQFYFSLFLGILLVSLSFLWDIVFPINKSLWTGSFVILTTGFAIIALPALYYLIDELKTKVWFKGFEILGRNALTVFFLSSLLSKILNIPFIFNAAGKKIGIKIYLYTQYFSNTFSPYNASLFWALVYTFLWLILFVILNWFILFFRHKKLPFLKK from the coding sequence ATGACGAGTAGAATTCTTTCCTTGGATGTATTCCGTGGGATTACAATTTTTGCAATGCTCATTGTAAATAATCCAGGAAGTTGGGGGCATATTTACCCAATATTCAAACATGCAAGATGGCATGGGTTTGGTGGTGCAGATTGGATTTTTCCTTTTTTCATTTTTATTATAGGATTCGCAATTCCGATTTCTATATCGCATCAGTTTTCAAAAGGTAAGTCATTATTTGCCGTTTATTATAAAATTGTAAAACGAAGTATCATTCTTTTTTTTCTAGGAATTTTTTTAAATGGCTTCCCTGATTTTAATTGGGAAACAATTCGAATTCCGGGAGTTTTACAGAGAATAGCAATTGTGTATTTTTTTTCGGCTATTTTATTTTTAAATTTCAGAAAAAACTGGTTTCTTGTTCTATCAATTTTATTTCTTATTTTGCATTGGATCATTCTTACTCAAATTCCTGTTCCTTCCATTGGTGAGGCAAACCTTGTAATGGGGAAAAATTTGGCTGGCTGGATTGATTATTATTTTCTTCCAAATCATCTTTGGGTTCATTCCAAAACTTGGGATCCGGAAGGTATTCTTGGAACGTTACCCGCCATATCTTCCTGTTTGTTTGGAGTATATTTTGGCCTTATATTTTTAGAAGGAAAAAAAATAACGACGTATCAATTTTATTTTAGTTTATTTTTAGGGATACTTTTAGTTAGCCTTTCTTTTCTTTGGGATATTGTTTTTCCAATTAATAAAAGTCTCTGGACTGGATCATTTGTAATACTGACTACTGGTTTTGCCATTATAGCACTACCTGCTTTGTATTACTTAATTGATGAGTTAAAAACTAAAGTTTGGTTCAAAGGATTTGAAATTTTAGGCAGAAATGCACTTACAGTTTTTTTTCTATCTAGTTTGTTATCAAAAATACTAAATATTCCTTTTATATTCAATGCCGCGGGGAAAAAAATTGGAATAAAAATCTATTTATATACTCAGTATTTTTCGAATACTTTTTCTCCTTATAATGCTTCCCTATTTTGGGCATTGGTTTACACATTTCTATGGTTAATTCTATTTGTAATCCTCAATTGGTTTATTTTATTTTTTCGCCATAAAAAACTTCCTTTTTTAAAAAAATAA
- the gspG gene encoding type II secretion system major pseudopilin GspG: MKLNQFSKFNKKIKRGMTLVELSVVVLILGAIIALVAFSIDPGKMKDDTAALKLKKDSQELQIALEQYADRYGKMPSEEQGVMALVEKPTSGDVPENYKPILNKKSAVQDPWQTPYVLKVDSSGDYGIYTLGKDKKEGGEGKNADFNIMKEDEYPKEFQKGGK; the protein is encoded by the coding sequence ATGAAACTAAATCAATTTTCAAAATTTAACAAAAAAATAAAACGCGGGATGACACTCGTGGAACTTTCCGTAGTGGTATTAATTCTGGGTGCAATTATTGCTCTCGTAGCTTTCAGTATTGATCCAGGTAAAATGAAAGATGATACAGCCGCACTTAAGCTCAAAAAGGATTCCCAGGAATTACAAATTGCTCTTGAACAATATGCGGATCGATATGGAAAAATGCCTAGTGAAGAACAAGGTGTAATGGCGTTAGTTGAAAAACCAACGAGTGGAGATGTTCCTGAAAACTACAAACCAATTCTGAATAAAAAAAGTGCAGTCCAAGATCCTTGGCAAACTCCTTATGTTCTGAAAGTAGACTCAAGTGGGGATTACGGCATTTACACCCTCGGGAAAGATAAAAAGGAAGGCGGAGAAGGAAAAAACGCTGATTTTAATATTATGAAAGAAGACGAATATCCAAAGGAATTCCAAAAAGGCGGCAAATAA
- a CDS encoding type II secretion system F family protein, with translation MALFTYVAFNKTGKEVKDIIEANNLQAARNKLKAKGLYVRVIKEDAEKKEREIFPFLAKLLYRIPRKEVGLFVRQLGTLLGAGIPLDRSLNNISEQIENRNFKKVIMDIRAGITEGQSLSQSMARYPDVFPDQYSSLISVGEKTGEYENTLIRLADLEEAANDLKSRVQVAMIYPLIMGMVSLFVAVFLLVVVIPQIQELFSQFEAELPLITRIVIGISSAIINFWWLMIGGTILAFYAFNRFKTSQEGKKKWDKFFLKVPVFGTLTKKVLISTFARNLSVLLINRVPLIVSLSIVARIVGNYIFQVEIQTAIDKIKEGGKLSDSLQGSVILTPMVLGMISAGEASDTVPQMMDKLSDIFDKEVDNAIKSMTQSLEPIMIIVMGALIFTIMAAIMTPMYKLTQEIQNL, from the coding sequence TTGGCACTTTTTACTTATGTAGCTTTTAATAAAACTGGGAAAGAAGTTAAAGATATTATTGAAGCCAATAATTTGCAGGCAGCGCGTAACAAGCTGAAGGCAAAAGGACTTTATGTTCGAGTTATTAAAGAAGACGCTGAAAAAAAAGAGCGAGAAATTTTCCCCTTTCTTGCCAAACTATTATATCGAATTCCCAGAAAAGAAGTTGGGTTATTTGTCCGACAATTAGGAACCTTACTTGGAGCGGGAATTCCTTTGGATCGCTCTTTAAATAATATTAGTGAACAAATTGAAAATAGAAATTTCAAAAAAGTAATTATGGACATTCGTGCAGGAATTACCGAAGGACAATCCTTATCTCAATCGATGGCTCGTTATCCAGATGTGTTTCCGGATCAGTATTCTTCCTTAATTTCAGTCGGAGAAAAAACGGGTGAATATGAAAATACTCTAATCCGATTAGCTGACTTAGAAGAAGCGGCAAATGATCTTAAGTCCCGAGTGCAAGTAGCGATGATTTATCCTCTGATTATGGGTATGGTATCATTATTTGTTGCTGTATTTCTTCTTGTGGTTGTAATTCCGCAAATCCAAGAATTATTTTCCCAATTTGAAGCGGAACTCCCTCTAATTACACGAATTGTCATAGGAATTTCCAGTGCAATTATTAACTTCTGGTGGCTTATGATTGGTGGGACTATTTTAGCATTTTATGCATTCAATCGATTTAAAACTTCACAAGAAGGGAAAAAGAAATGGGATAAGTTTTTTTTAAAAGTTCCTGTTTTTGGTACTTTAACTAAAAAGGTTCTCATTAGTACATTCGCTAGAAATCTATCTGTGTTATTGATAAATCGTGTTCCACTTATTGTATCCTTGTCGATTGTTGCAAGAATTGTGGGAAATTATATTTTTCAAGTTGAAATTCAAACAGCAATTGATAAGATTAAAGAAGGGGGAAAACTTTCTGACTCTTTGCAGGGTTCAGTGATTTTAACTCCCATGGTACTTGGGATGATTTCTGCAGGAGAAGCTTCTGATACAGTTCCGCAGATGATGGACAAACTATCGGATATTTTCGATAAAGAGGTGGATAACGCGATTAAGTCAATGACACAAAGTTTGGAGCCAATTATGATTATTGTAATGGGTGCTCTTATTTTTACGATCATGGCGGCGATTATGACACCAATGTACAAATTAACACAAGAAATTCAAAATTTATAA
- the gspE gene encoding type II secretion system ATPase GspE — MRKSLGEILVEDGIITEKELSESLKTQQKNQLPLGQIIQKKGIAGEVDVMRALAKLHNIEFIEKIEFSGYEEIYHTIPYKLIQKSKIVPFHYADKTVTVAVCNPSDLHPMDEIKFFLKGQSVKFVLAPEPEVVRTIHTHFDKTASDAKDLMDEMVDGELSEFSDLESDALDLTNEAPIIKMVNVILSQAVTERASDIHIESYEKTVTVRYRVDGILHKVLSPPKSYQAGIISRIKIMSNLNIAENRLPQDGRIKLKLTGKDIDIRVSTIPCQYGERVVMRLLNKTDQKYSINTMGFSGQLLENYKKLIYHPHGIILVTGPTGSGKSTTLYSSLSELNTPERNIITCEDPVEYQFDGISQMQMQEKIGLTFATGLRAILRQDPDVVMVGEVRDEETARIAIQASLTGHLVFSTLHTNDAASAVTRLSDMGIESYLITSTVLGFVAQRLVRVNCKSCTKPYKPLDKELDSVGVSRDRLIDGFLKRGEGCPACMGTGYKGRMGIYELLVMNNEIKSVILKGGDATAINDVALRTGMVPLREYGIQKAVEGFTTLDEILRVC; from the coding sequence ATGAGAAAAAGCCTTGGAGAAATCTTAGTTGAAGACGGAATCATTACTGAGAAAGAGTTAAGTGAATCTTTAAAGACTCAACAAAAAAACCAACTCCCACTTGGTCAGATCATTCAAAAAAAAGGTATTGCCGGTGAAGTCGATGTTATGCGCGCATTAGCAAAACTCCATAACATAGAGTTTATTGAGAAAATTGAATTTTCTGGTTACGAAGAAATTTACCACACAATTCCTTACAAATTAATTCAAAAAAGCAAAATAGTTCCTTTTCATTATGCAGATAAAACTGTCACTGTTGCAGTCTGTAATCCTTCTGATTTACATCCGATGGATGAAATTAAATTTTTTCTAAAAGGTCAAAGCGTAAAGTTCGTATTAGCTCCTGAGCCGGAAGTTGTTCGAACAATTCATACTCATTTTGACAAAACTGCGTCTGATGCAAAAGACTTGATGGACGAAATGGTAGACGGGGAGCTGAGTGAATTCAGCGATCTAGAGTCTGACGCATTAGATTTAACAAACGAAGCTCCAATTATCAAAATGGTGAACGTGATTTTATCACAGGCTGTAACCGAAAGAGCCTCCGATATTCATATAGAATCATATGAAAAAACAGTTACAGTTCGGTACCGCGTAGATGGGATTTTGCATAAAGTTCTTTCCCCGCCAAAGTCTTACCAAGCTGGGATTATTTCTCGTATCAAAATCATGTCCAATTTAAATATTGCAGAGAATCGTCTTCCGCAAGACGGTCGAATTAAGTTGAAACTTACCGGAAAAGACATTGATATTCGAGTTTCTACTATTCCTTGTCAATACGGAGAACGAGTCGTTATGCGACTTCTGAATAAAACCGATCAAAAGTATTCGATTAATACAATGGGGTTTTCGGGTCAACTCTTAGAAAATTACAAAAAATTAATTTATCATCCACATGGAATTATTTTAGTTACCGGACCAACTGGTTCCGGAAAATCTACTACTCTTTATTCTTCTCTTTCCGAACTAAACACGCCTGAAAGAAATATTATTACTTGCGAGGATCCAGTTGAATACCAATTTGATGGAATTTCGCAAATGCAAATGCAAGAAAAAATTGGACTTACGTTTGCTACGGGGCTAAGAGCTATTCTCCGACAAGATCCGGATGTTGTGATGGTCGGTGAGGTTCGAGATGAGGAAACAGCTCGTATTGCGATACAAGCATCGCTAACTGGACACTTAGTGTTTTCCACTCTTCATACAAACGATGCGGCGAGTGCGGTTACAAGGTTATCTGATATGGGGATTGAATCCTATTTGATTACATCTACCGTATTAGGTTTCGTTGCGCAGAGGTTAGTTCGTGTAAATTGTAAATCCTGTACTAAACCATATAAACCTCTTGATAAAGAATTGGACTCTGTTGGAGTTTCTAGAGATCGGCTAATCGATGGTTTCCTCAAACGGGGAGAAGGTTGCCCTGCTTGTATGGGAACTGGTTACAAAGGTCGAATGGGGATTTATGAACTTTTAGTAATGAATAATGAAATTAAGTCAGTGATTCTAAAAGGGGGAGATGCAACGGCGATAAATGATGTTGCTCTTAGGACTGGAATGGTTCCTCTACGAGAATATGGCATTCAGAAAGCGGTAGAAGGATTTACAACGTTAGATGAAATTCTACGGGTTTGTTAG
- a CDS encoding type II secretion system protein GspD gives MTNKHITLFLTLFLFLFNSFLFSQAAPEPAKDTEEDKKHNDNAGKVSNGKFTADWRNAELKDFLKGMSGIVKKNILVDDSVKGRKITIISQKKVDVKDAFGFMKSVLESQGFGLVEENDIIKVVKLKDALAKSGIVRIGREPISEDELKANKIITQVVPIFQANAGELEPLLKRVTSPDTDIIVYRLTNTLVLSGSSGDISKLLKLIDRLDQRNDGPGAIASAGDIHIYTLEYNEAEKLAAVLTKLDNPVVEMRVVDPSKPATTVKGEKIKAVAHKDSNSVIVTATKEEWNEIQRIIKILDLPRKQILLEVLIVELTSNDLNDFGIDWRFRQDAFGQFNSGLGAQSGILSKDGKLNPNTNTLTGFSLGFLKPGRPQIIGILNANATNENFNVLSAPQILTVDNQEAEINVGQDVPVRTQSRNAGGGGSQAVTVDNFEYRPTGIKLKFTPHINKNDKITLELYQEVKNIAGLPEQGGNPIFNKRDIKTTITVDNTQTIVIGGLISNDKQKRLTKIPVLGDIPILGNFFRRVTSKINRTNLMVFLTPHILDNRAKSDRMTIEKRMEQEKTELERDKKLR, from the coding sequence ATGACAAACAAACATATAACCCTATTTTTAACCCTGTTCCTTTTTTTATTCAATTCCTTTTTATTTTCGCAAGCTGCGCCTGAGCCAGCCAAAGATACCGAAGAAGATAAAAAGCACAATGACAACGCCGGAAAAGTTAGTAATGGAAAATTTACTGCAGACTGGCGAAATGCTGAACTAAAAGATTTTTTGAAAGGGATGAGTGGAATCGTCAAAAAAAATATTCTGGTAGATGATTCAGTCAAAGGACGCAAAATCACTATTATCTCTCAAAAGAAAGTAGATGTAAAAGATGCATTTGGATTCATGAAATCCGTTCTTGAGTCGCAAGGTTTTGGACTCGTAGAAGAAAATGATATAATTAAAGTTGTAAAACTGAAGGATGCACTTGCCAAGTCGGGAATCGTTCGAATTGGAAGAGAGCCTATTTCGGAAGACGAACTAAAAGCAAATAAAATCATCACGCAAGTTGTCCCTATTTTTCAAGCAAATGCAGGTGAATTAGAACCACTTTTGAAAAGAGTAACTTCTCCAGATACTGATATTATCGTCTATCGTTTGACGAATACTCTTGTGTTATCCGGTTCTTCCGGCGACATCAGTAAACTTTTAAAATTGATTGATAGACTTGATCAAAGAAATGATGGCCCGGGTGCAATCGCATCAGCAGGGGATATTCATATTTATACTCTCGAATACAATGAAGCAGAAAAACTAGCCGCAGTTCTCACCAAATTAGATAATCCAGTTGTAGAAATGCGTGTAGTCGATCCGAGTAAACCAGCAACTACTGTGAAAGGCGAAAAAATTAAAGCAGTCGCACATAAAGATTCCAACTCAGTAATTGTGACTGCAACCAAAGAAGAGTGGAATGAAATTCAACGAATTATCAAAATTTTAGATTTACCTCGAAAACAAATTTTATTAGAAGTTTTGATTGTAGAATTAACTTCCAATGACCTAAATGATTTTGGTATTGATTGGCGATTCAGACAAGATGCTTTCGGACAGTTCAACTCAGGGTTAGGAGCACAAAGTGGTATTTTGAGTAAAGATGGAAAGTTGAATCCAAATACGAATACGTTGACTGGATTTTCTCTCGGATTTTTAAAACCAGGTCGCCCTCAGATTATTGGTATTTTAAATGCAAATGCTACAAATGAAAATTTTAATGTATTATCCGCACCTCAAATATTGACAGTCGACAACCAAGAAGCAGAGATCAACGTCGGACAAGACGTTCCAGTTAGAACACAAAGTAGAAATGCTGGTGGTGGGGGATCACAAGCAGTAACCGTTGACAACTTCGAATACCGACCAACAGGGATTAAACTCAAATTTACTCCTCATATTAATAAAAACGATAAAATCACTCTTGAACTGTATCAAGAAGTGAAGAACATCGCTGGTCTTCCTGAACAAGGTGGGAATCCAATATTTAATAAACGAGATATTAAAACCACAATTACTGTGGATAATACACAAACGATTGTGATTGGAGGATTGATATCCAATGACAAACAAAAACGTTTAACTAAAATTCCGGTATTAGGGGACATTCCTATTCTTGGAAATTTTTTCCGTCGTGTAACATCTAAAATAAATAGAACGAACTTGATGGTTTTTTTAACTCCGCATATTTTGGATAATAGAGCAAAATCAGACCGTATGACGATTGAAAAACGTATGGAACAAGAAAAAACTGAATTAGAACGAGATAAAAAATTACGATGA